From Juglans regia cultivar Chandler chromosome 6, Walnut 2.0, whole genome shotgun sequence, the proteins below share one genomic window:
- the LOC109011409 gene encoding abscisic stress-ripening protein 1-like, whose product MAEEHHHHHLFSHGKDGSEQKPVDYEKEEKHHKHLEHLGELGAAAAGAYALHEKHEAKKDPEHAHKHKVEEEIGAAAAIGAGGYVFHEHHEKKEAKEEEEEAHGKKHHHLF is encoded by the exons ATGGCTGAggagcaccaccaccaccacctcttTTCCCACGGCAAAGATGGATCAGAACAAAAACCTGTCGATTATGAGAAGGAAGAGAAGCACCATAAGCATCTCGAGCACCTAGGCGAGCTTGGTGCTGCTGCTGCAGGAGCTTATGCCTTG CATGAGAAGCATGAGGCAAAGAAAGACCCAGAGCATGCGCACAAGCACAAGGTAGAGGAGGAGATTGGAGCAGCGGCCGCGATAGGAGCAGGCGGCTATGTGTTCCATGAGCATCATGAGAAGAAAGAggcaaaggaagaagaagaagaggctCATGGAAAGAAGCACCACCATCTCTTCTAA